The DNA segment CGATGGTTTGAAATCGACCCCGCAAACGCAGTAATAAAGCTGATTCGCAAAAAGGCCTAACCGAGTTTCGCCGATAAAACGTGAAGCATGAAGGCAACGAAAGAACACACAGGCTGCTGGTTAAACAAAATTTTCCTGACTCTTCTCAATGCCATTCATGCTGCTATCAGCACCACTGGTTGCACAAATTTTCTCGAGTAAATAGAAGATCATCTTCAAGCTGCACGAATCGATGAAGCATTGGCCCTGATCTAAAAAGGCTCGGTCTATTGAACACGGTTGGCCATTCTATCGGCTATCGAAATTTTAATACGGATGACGAAAGTCGAAACAAAACAATTTAGTGGTGAACTTTTTGTCGCTCGGCGGTGGCCTCCACAACAATCATCACGCCCGACCGAGCGCGGCTTCACAGGCTACAAATCGACGGTACGAAGTTGACCCCGCGGCAGCTGTCATTCGGATGATTGCCGGCAGCTAGGAATGTAGTCCGTGGGCTCCGGATTCTCGGGTGCCCGCAGCGGTCATTTCTATGAAGCGCGCTTTTTCCGGAATTTCATCAACAGTTGTCGCATTGATGTAGCTCATGCCGCTGCGAATGCCGCCCGTTATTTCTAGAACTGCATCGCGCACGTGACCCTTGATGTTTACAAAGCGGCTTTCACCCTCAGCTGCCATTCCCGTTGGTACACCACCGCGCCAAGAAACCTGTGCCGACTTGGACGCCATTCCACGATACTGCTTGCGACCGCCTTGAATTTCACCCGGTGTTTCTAAACAGCCCGAAAGCATCGAGCCAAGCATCACACTGCTGGCACCCGCTGCAAGCGCCTTTACGATATCTCCTGAGGTACGAAGACCACCGTCGCCGATGACGGGAACTTTTGAAGTCGCCAAGGCCTGAACACACATGCCAATTGCGGTAAGTTGCGGGACCCCGCAGCCGGTAATCACTCGAGTCGTGCACATCGAACCAGGGCCGATTCCCACTTTCACCGCATCCGCGCCGGCCTCAGCAAGCTCTCGTGCTGCTTCGGGCATCGCCACGTTTCCGCCGATCACATCAAGTTCCGGGAAGCGATCTTTCAACCACTTAATTGTTTCGAGCATTTGCACAGAATGGCCGTGAGCAATGTCGACCACGATGACATTCGCTCCGGCCGTAACCAATGCTTCGGCGCGGGCCTTCATGTCATCGCCGACACCTACGCTGGCCCCCATTACTTTGGCGCCACTTTCGACGACCTGTCGCAAATGCGAAACCTGGTCGTCGATTGTCATGAATCGATGGATCGGACCGAATCCACCCTCTTTGGCCATCGCCACCGCCATCGCCGCTTCCGTGACAGTGTCCATGTTGGCACTGATCAAAGGAATTTCGATTTCGAGATTTTTTGTCAAACGTGTCTTCAAATTTGGATCGCGTCGCGACCGAACATCCGATCGATTGGGAAGTATCAGAACATCGTCAAACGTCAAACCGCGACCCCGAGAAGGGATATCCTGCCATTGAAACATCAGCATGAGGGTCCGCCTTTAAATTGTTCAATTAAGGGAATAGACGCCCGATACGTTCTCAAGCAGTCGACCGCAAAGTCAATCTGGCTGCGCCTTTGAACCATTCTGAACGGGTAATTCGCGCACCGTTCCAGACGGCGTCGATCCGAATCTGGAACGACATGTTCCTATCTTTGGTCCCAAAGCCCCAATCCCGACTTCAAGCGCGCCGATAAAAAGTAAAGTATGGCACTTATGAACACACCTACAGACAGCTGGTTAACTAAAATTTTCCTCGCGCTTCTCGGCGCAATTCTCGCTACTACTCTGACGACAGGATGCGCGACTTCATTAGAAATAGCTGAAGAACATCTTCAGGCAGGAAGGGTCGACGACGCGTTAAAATTAATTGAGAAGGTTCGTTCGAGCGACGACGTGGATCCTCAAGCAAAGTCCTTGGAAGCAAAAGTGCGCCGGCAATGGATCTCAGATAAGTTGATTCAAGTTCGCCTTTTGCGACTTAGTGGAAATCTTGAATCGAGTGCATCTCTTCTACGTGAAGTCATTCAGCAGGAAACGAAATGGGCGATGATACCAGCAGGCGCAGTGTTCGCCACTCAGGCTGAGGAAACGGGGCATCTCGCAGAGATGATTCAATCAGCGATACGCGAGGCCCTTCGGCGAGATCAGCCTCTCTTGGCGACTTCACGCTACTTGCGCGACCGCGAGCTTCTGGAAGCAACTTTGAGAGTCGACACACAAGGACTTCGAACTGCCATCGGCGATGCAATGTCGAGGTTTTGTGCAAAAGAGGCGCGCGCTGTAACTAAATACGACCATTTTCATTTTCAATTTTTGCAGAAAACTTGTGGTCACTTCAAAGTCACTCTTCCGAAAACCTCGACGCTGAATTCGGTTCGTTTGTTTAGTCGCATGACGCCAAAATTCAATCTTAAGAGTGTGCCCGAATCGTCCCTTGCAGAAATTGGCAAGGAATTGGCTTCCGAATTTGAACGTTCGATTTGGTTCGACCGCGATTCAAAAACCGGTCGGGATCTCGAATTTGTACTGACGGGCGAAGTCGTCGAGAAAATCGACGAGCGCCCTGTCTATCGCTCAAAGCCATTTTCTATACAAATTCCATTCGAAGAGCGCAGCGTGCGAAAAAAAGAG comes from the Deltaproteobacteria bacterium genome and includes:
- a CDS encoding IMP dehydrogenase, translated to MFQWQDIPSRGRGLTFDDVLILPNRSDVRSRRDPNLKTRLTKNLEIEIPLISANMDTVTEAAMAVAMAKEGGFGPIHRFMTIDDQVSHLRQVVESGAKVMGASVGVGDDMKARAEALVTAGANVIVVDIAHGHSVQMLETIKWLKDRFPELDVIGGNVAMPEAARELAEAGADAVKVGIGPGSMCTTRVITGCGVPQLTAIGMCVQALATSKVPVIGDGGLRTSGDIVKALAAGASSVMLGSMLSGCLETPGEIQGGRKQYRGMASKSAQVSWRGGVPTGMAAEGESRFVNIKGHVRDAVLEITGGIRSGMSYINATTVDEIPEKARFIEMTAAGTRESGAHGLHS